CTCGCCGACCTGATCGGCGGTCGTCCCGAGGACGTCATGCGGGTGTCCGGCAAGACCGGGGTCGGCGTGGAGGAGCTGCTCGATCGCATCGTGCAGGAGATCCCCGCGCCGGTCGGCGACCCCGACGCCCCGGCACGCGCCATGATCTTCGACTCCGTCTACGACTCCTATCGCGGCGTGGTCACCTATGTGCGCATGATCGACGGCAAGCTGTCGCCGCGCGAGCGCATCCAGATGATGTCGACGCAGGCGACCCACGACCTGCTCGAGATCGGCGTGTCCAGCCCCGAGCCGATCCCATCAGACGGTCTCGGCATCGGCGAGGTGGGCTACCTGATCACGGGTGTGAAGGACGTCCGGCAGTCCAAGGTCGGCGACACCGTCACGACGGCGCGCCGTGCGGCAACCGAGGCGCTTCCCGGCTACACGGATCCCAAGCCGATGGTCTTCTCGGGCATCTACCCGATCGACGGCAGCGACTACGGCGACCTGCGCGAGGCCCTCGACAAACTGAAGCTCTCGGACGCCTCGCTGCAGTACGAGCCGGAGACGTCCGTCGCTCTCGGCTTCGGCTTCCGATGCGGCTTCCTCGGCCTGCTGCACCTGGAGATCATCACCGAGCGGCTCTCGCGCGAGTTCGGGCTGGACCTCATCACCACCGCGCCCAGCGTGATCTACGAGGTCACCACCGACACGGGCGAGACCGTCGTCGTCACCAACCCGAGCGAGTACCCCGACGGACGCGTGGCATCGGTCGCGGAGCCCATGGTCAAGGCAGCGATCCTGCTGCCCAAGGACTACGTCGGCACCGTGATGGAGCTGTGCCAGTCGCGCCGCGGATCGCTGCTGGGCATGGAGTACTTCAGCGAAGAGCGCGTGGAGCTGCGCTACATGATGCCGCTCGGCGAGATCGTGTTCGACTTCTTCGATCACCTCAAGTCCAAGACCCAGGGCTACGCGTCTCTGGACTACGAGCCCGCCGGGGTGCAGACGGCCGACCTGGTCAAGGTCGACGTGCTGCTGCAAGGCGACAAGGTCGACGCGTTCAGCGCGATCGTGCACCGCGAGAAGGCGTACGCGTACGGCACGCTCATGACCGAGCGGCTGCGCAAGCTCATCCCTCGGCAGAACTTCGAGGTGCCGATCCAGGCGGCCATCGGTGCGCGGATCATCGCCCGCGAGACCATCCGCGCGCTCCGCAAGGACGTGCTCGCCAAGTGCTACGGCGGCGACATCAGCCGCAAGCGCAAGCTGCTCGAGAAGCAGAAGGAGGGCAAGAAGCGCATGAAGATGGTCGGCCGCGTCGAGGTGCCGCAGGAGGCGTTCATCGCCGCACTGTCCGGCGACGTCGAAGGCAAGGACAAGAAGTAGGCAACACGACCGCTGTCGTGAGACGTCTTCCAGGCGAGTCACGTAGGCTGGAACTCATGCGTCGCGGGACATTCCGAGAAGGCACGGTCGACTATGCCGCGGTCGGGGCCACTCATGCCCCCGACCTCATGCAGTATCCGCCGGAGCACAGCGTTCCCGCCGAGGACTCGTGGCGGATCGGCAGCGGTGAGGATCGTTTCCGCACCGCCGCAGAGGCTCTGCTGTCGTGGACCGCGCAGCGCGCGGCCGGACTCAGCCTGAGCGATGTGCGCCCCGAGTCCGGCGCCGCCTACACAGGCGTCAGCTTCGACGCCGAAGGCACGCCGATCGCCCCGAACCGCACCCAGCTCGAGCAGCGCTTCGACGCCGAGGGGACGCCGTTCGCGGCCCCCGGCATGACGCTGAAGCTGCGCGGGCGCGTCAAGGGTATGCGGGCGGATGCCGAGCTGCGGGTGATCTCGGTCACCGAGGAGCGCCGGCGGGTCGGCTTCGTGCTGGGCACCCTCGGCGGCTCTGTGGTGAGCGGTGAGGAGTCCTTCGACATCGAGTGGCGCGAGGACACCGACGAGGTCTGGTTCACCGTGCGCGCCTTCGACGCACCGGCAGCCGTGCTGTACCACCTGCCCGGCATGGTGCGTCGGCGCAGGCGTGAGCTCTTCGCCCGCTATCTGCGTGCGATCTCGCCGCTGTATGCGACGCCGATCTGATGGCGGGCCCGCTTCCCCTGGGAGATCCTGCACCGGCTGACGGCCTGCTGCCCTCGAACCTGGACATCGACGCGACGGTGCCCTTCTCCGCCTACCTGCACGTGCCGTTCTGCCGGGTGCGCTGCGGGTACTGCGACTTCAACACCTACACCGCGACCGAGCTGCGCGGTGCACGCCAGGATCAGTACGCCGACACGCTGATCCGCGAGATCGAGCTGGCGCGGGGCGTGCTCGACGCGGCCGGTGCGCTGCGTCCCATGGATACCGTGTTCTTCGGCGGCGGCACGCCGACCCTGCTGCCCGCCGGCGACCTCGCACG
Above is a genomic segment from Microbacterium sp. W4I4 containing:
- the lepA gene encoding translation elongation factor 4: MSPRAITPLSPSATPATQIRNFCIIAHIDHGKSTLADRMLQITGVVSDRDMRAQYLDRMDIERERGITIKSQAVRMPWQVAADPAAGAQTYALNMIDTPGHVDFTYEVSRSLAACEGAILLVDAAQGIEAQTLANLYLALENDLTIIPVLNKIDLPAADPDKFAKELADLIGGRPEDVMRVSGKTGVGVEELLDRIVQEIPAPVGDPDAPARAMIFDSVYDSYRGVVTYVRMIDGKLSPRERIQMMSTQATHDLLEIGVSSPEPIPSDGLGIGEVGYLITGVKDVRQSKVGDTVTTARRAATEALPGYTDPKPMVFSGIYPIDGSDYGDLREALDKLKLSDASLQYEPETSVALGFGFRCGFLGLLHLEIITERLSREFGLDLITTAPSVIYEVTTDTGETVVVTNPSEYPDGRVASVAEPMVKAAILLPKDYVGTVMELCQSRRGSLLGMEYFSEERVELRYMMPLGEIVFDFFDHLKSKTQGYASLDYEPAGVQTADLVKVDVLLQGDKVDAFSAIVHREKAYAYGTLMTERLRKLIPRQNFEVPIQAAIGARIIARETIRALRKDVLAKCYGGDISRKRKLLEKQKEGKKRMKMVGRVEVPQEAFIAALSGDVEGKDKK
- a CDS encoding DUF1990 family protein — protein: MRRGTFREGTVDYAAVGATHAPDLMQYPPEHSVPAEDSWRIGSGEDRFRTAAEALLSWTAQRAAGLSLSDVRPESGAAYTGVSFDAEGTPIAPNRTQLEQRFDAEGTPFAAPGMTLKLRGRVKGMRADAELRVISVTEERRRVGFVLGTLGGSVVSGEESFDIEWREDTDEVWFTVRAFDAPAAVLYHLPGMVRRRRRELFARYLRAISPLYATPI